In Clostridium sp. JN-1, one genomic interval encodes:
- the mazG gene encoding nucleoside triphosphate pyrophosphohydrolase — translation MIRVVGLGPGSKEAITIGMLDTLKNSKRVYLRTSKHPTVKYLKEYGIKFETYDNIYEKEEKFEDVYKSIAEDLIEKEDNFKDVVYAVPGHPLIAEKSVNMLIDLCNKKSIDIDILPAVSFIDAVVESLKIDPIEGLKVMDAFDIRKQVLDKRVGTIITQVYDNLIASEVKLALMEYYGDDTEIYFIRAAGVKGEESIRKIPLYELDRQEDIDYLTSLYIPKRVSEVKDFYDLLNITKVLRSENGCPWDREQTHESLKRYLIEESYEVLEAIDDKDYDELVEELGDVLFQIIFHAQIGSEEGFFNINDVLKVVCMKMINRHPHVFGSISVNTSDQVVDNWDKIKRKEQGLKSYTDELKHVPKNLPALMRAEKVQKKAAKVGFDWDKVEDALDKVIEEYYEVKDAYKGEKRAKILEEIGDLIFASVNVARFLDIDPEFALNYTIEKFINRFAYIETSARSRNIDMKNMTLEQMDQLWEKSKNK, via the coding sequence ATGATAAGGGTGGTTGGACTAGGACCGGGATCAAAAGAAGCAATTACAATAGGTATGTTAGATACTTTAAAGAACTCAAAAAGAGTATACCTAAGAACAAGTAAGCATCCTACTGTAAAGTATTTAAAAGAATATGGTATAAAATTTGAAACTTACGACAATATATATGAAAAAGAGGAAAAATTTGAAGATGTGTATAAGTCTATAGCAGAAGATCTAATAGAGAAAGAAGATAATTTTAAGGATGTAGTTTATGCAGTGCCGGGACATCCATTAATAGCTGAAAAATCTGTCAATATGTTAATTGATTTATGTAATAAAAAGTCTATTGATATAGATATACTCCCAGCAGTAAGCTTTATAGATGCAGTAGTTGAAAGTTTAAAGATAGACCCTATAGAAGGACTCAAAGTCATGGATGCATTTGATATAAGAAAACAGGTATTGGATAAAAGAGTTGGTACTATAATAACACAAGTATATGATAATCTTATAGCATCAGAAGTTAAGCTTGCGTTAATGGAGTATTATGGTGATGATACAGAAATATATTTTATAAGAGCAGCAGGAGTAAAAGGTGAGGAAAGCATAAGAAAAATTCCACTTTATGAATTGGATAGACAGGAGGATATAGATTACTTAACTTCTCTATACATTCCTAAAAGAGTCAGCGAAGTCAAAGATTTTTATGATTTGCTGAATATAACAAAAGTATTGAGGTCAGAAAATGGATGCCCATGGGATAGAGAACAAACCCATGAAAGTCTAAAGAGATATTTGATAGAAGAAAGTTATGAAGTTTTAGAAGCTATAGACGATAAAGATTATGATGAGCTTGTTGAAGAACTTGGAGACGTCTTGTTTCAGATAATTTTTCATGCTCAAATTGGAAGTGAAGAAGGATTTTTTAATATTAATGATGTATTAAAAGTTGTATGTATGAAAATGATAAATAGACATCCTCATGTTTTTGGAAGTATTAGTGTCAATACATCTGATCAAGTTGTTGATAATTGGGATAAAATTAAAAGAAAGGAACAAGGACTTAAAAGTTATACAGATGAATTGAAGCATGTACCTAAAAATCTTCCAGCTTTAATGAGAGCAGAAAAGGTTCAGAAAAAGGCAGCTAAGGTTGGCTTTGATTGGGATAAAGTTGAAGATGCACTTGATAAAGTAATAGAGGAATATTATGAGGTAAAGGATGCATATAAGGGGGAAAAAAGGGCAAAAATATTAGAAGAAATAGGTGATTTAATATTTGCTTCGGTAAATGTTGCCAGATTCCTTGACATAGACCCTGAATTTGCATTAAATTATACTATAGAGAAATTTATTAATCGATTTGCATATATAGAAACAAGTGCTAGATCTAGAAACATTGACATGAAAAATATGACACTAGAGCAAATGGATCAGCTTTGGGAAAAGTCTAAGAATAAATAA
- a CDS encoding HU family DNA-binding protein, whose amino-acid sequence MKEVKKVNKSELIASISEKSKVTKKDAEVVLKALIESVEETLEKGEKVQLVGFGTFETRKRAARVGRNPRTKEEIQIPESTVPVFKAGKEFKDKVNK is encoded by the coding sequence ATTAAGGAGGTAAAAAAGGTGAATAAATCAGAATTAATTGCAAGTATATCAGAAAAATCAAAGGTGACAAAAAAGGATGCAGAAGTAGTTTTAAAGGCTTTAATAGAAAGTGTTGAAGAAACACTTGAAAAAGGTGAAAAGGTTCAGTTAGTTGGATTTGGAACATTTGAAACAAGAAAAAGGGCTGCAAGAGTAGGTAGAAATCCAAGGACTAAGGAAGAAATACAGATACCAGAATCTACAGTTCCTGTATTTAAGGCTGGTAAAGAGTTCAAAGATAAAGTAAACAAATAA
- the yabQ gene encoding spore cortex biosynthesis protein YabQ produces MIISITKQFECFVFSITAGIMTGVLFDIYKIIRGYGIINKFISFLEDLLFWILAAIIVFIFLIVTDYIYIGAYVYMLIAIGICIYIKLFSAAFIKVGTKLIKFTAKGFRVLMNIIIYPFSLLTYNIKIKIKKNYKK; encoded by the coding sequence ATGATAATTTCTATAACTAAACAGTTTGAATGCTTTGTTTTTAGCATTACTGCAGGAATTATGACAGGGGTACTGTTTGATATATATAAGATAATAAGGGGCTATGGTATTATAAACAAATTTATATCATTTTTGGAGGACTTACTTTTTTGGATATTAGCGGCCATAATAGTTTTTATATTTTTAATTGTTACTGATTACATATACATAGGTGCTTATGTATATATGCTGATAGCTATTGGTATATGTATATATATTAAACTGTTTAGCGCAGCTTTTATAAAGGTTGGGACAAAATTAATAAAATTTACAGCTAAGGGTTTTAGAGTATTAATGAATATCATAATTTACCCTTTTTCACTACTAACTTATAATATTAAGATAAAAATTAAGAAAAATTATAAAAAATGA
- the yabP gene encoding sporulation protein YabP yields the protein MEKKETKIADEKKSIMNIENRKKLTLSGVLEVVSFNEEQIILNTNLGTLSIKGSNLKMNKLDVQNGDVIIIGMINSCIYMSKEAKKSKESIISKLFK from the coding sequence ATGGAGAAAAAGGAGACTAAAATAGCAGACGAAAAAAAGAGCATTATGAATATTGAAAATAGAAAAAAACTGACATTAAGTGGTGTTTTAGAAGTTGTTAGTTTTAATGAAGAGCAAATAATTTTAAATACTAATTTGGGTACGCTAAGCATTAAAGGAAGTAACCTTAAAATGAATAAGTTAGATGTTCAAAATGGTGATGTTATAATAATAGGCATGATAAATTCCTGTATATATATGAGTAAAGAAGCTAAAAAGAGCAAAGAAAGCATAATATCGAAGCTATTCAAGTAA
- a CDS encoding RNA-binding S4 domain-containing protein has product MRLDKYLKVSRIIKRRTIAKEVCECGRVSINGKVAKPSTEISEGDIIEIQYASKSLKARILKVAEHVTKENVSSMYEIIS; this is encoded by the coding sequence ATGAGACTGGACAAGTATCTTAAGGTATCTAGAATAATAAAAAGAAGGACTATAGCAAAAGAAGTGTGTGAATGTGGAAGAGTCAGCATCAATGGTAAAGTTGCTAAACCAAGTACTGAGATATCTGAAGGTGATATTATAGAAATACAATATGCCAGCAAATCATTGAAGGCTAGAATATTAAAAGTAGCAGAGCATGTAACAAAAGAAAATGTTTCGAGTATGTATGAAATTATAAGCTAA